A genomic window from Solanum stenotomum isolate F172 chromosome 10, ASM1918654v1, whole genome shotgun sequence includes:
- the LOC125841585 gene encoding uncharacterized protein LOC125841585, translated as MSIVSSDFKFLSQFLCINVRVMTKFELNKLCMDENDSMINAEVRCKHGILLQMQTSWSDRNPGRRFWSCPHYEAMNCNFFRWRNKERVDERSRFILPKLVNMIKELEEKYELVKMQLEQLNNSNIEQSKQEKIPLDEGESLRNRYENLNINSKEKGRDVKEMGDLKENKMKGMKMKKDDEGCRCFGKFLCCLMICFVVIFVSFLTQVGRLKDQMKLP; from the coding sequence ATGTCGATTGTTAGTTctgattttaaatttctttcacaatttttatgtataaatgtTAGGGTTATGACAAAATTCGAGTTGAATAAGTTGTGTATGGATGAGAATGATTCAATGATCAATGCGGAAGTGCGATGCAAGCATGGAATCTTATTGCAAATGCAGACGTCTTGGTCAGATCGCAATCCCGGAAGACGATTTTGGTCTTGTCCTCACTATGAGGCCATGAACTGTAATTTTTTTAGATGGAGAAACAAGGAGAGAGTCGATGAAAGATCTCGGTTTATTCTTCCGAAATTGGTGAATATGATTAAGGAGttagaagaaaaatatgagCTTGTGAAGATGCAATTGGAACAGCTTAATAATTCCAACATTGAACagtcaaaacaagaaaaaattccTTTGGATGAAGGTGAAAGTCTTCGAAATCGTTATGAAAATCTCAACATCAATTCAAAGGAGAAGGGTCGCGATGTAAAAGAAATGGgtgatttgaaagaaaacaagatgaaagggatgaaaatgaagaaagatGATGAAGGCTGTCGTTGTTTTGGGAAATTCCTTTGTTGTTTGATGATTTGTTTTGTTGTTATATTTGTTAGCTTTCTAACCCAAGTTGGTAGGTTGAAGGATCAAATGAAATTGCCATAA